In the Leptospira fainei serovar Hurstbridge str. BUT 6 genome, CGAAAAACTTACGATCGGCCTGAAGGGCTCGGATATAGTCGGAGACACTCGCCATCTTATGAAATCGCGCTCTCGAATTCAGTCTGGATTGGACCATAATCTTCTTATGATCCGCCAAAAAAATACCGGTTTCCCGATACATTAAATCTTTAACGAATCGAAACTCTTCGTCCGAAATCTGGACTAAATGAGAAAATGTGTCTTCCATGAATTATTGAATCCCGAGCGCCTGGTCTAGGGAAACGAGTTTGATAATTTCTAGTAATTTCGGGGAAACATTAATCGTTTCCAATTTCATTCCCTGGCTACGAAGCCGGTTTGCAAAGGCGACCAGAGCCCCTAATGCGATAGAAGTCAAAACCTGCACTTCCTTCAGATCCAACACCACATGAGTTGGACTTCCTTCCAAATGAGAGTTTAGGAATGCGCGTAAATCTTCGTGGTCCGCGTTAAGAACCTCGTAATTTAAGGTAATTACGATTTTATTTTTTTCGCTCATCTCTAATATCCGACGGGACTTTCCCATTTCGGAATACAGTCGAGAATCGACTCTGAAAAGAAAAGGAAAAAGCTAATTTTTCTGGCTGGGAATCCATGAATTGGTTTTTTGGCTATT is a window encoding:
- a CDS encoding STAS domain-containing protein, with product MSEKNKIVITLNYEVLNADHEDLRAFLNSHLEGSPTHVVLDLKEVQVLTSIALGALVAFANRLRSQGMKLETINVSPKLLEIIKLVSLDQALGIQ